Proteins found in one Lonchura striata isolate bLonStr1 chromosome 25, bLonStr1.mat, whole genome shotgun sequence genomic segment:
- the GTSF1 gene encoding gametocyte-specific factor 1 yields the protein MELEEDLDMLDPERLIQCPLVKHHWIRARRFPYHLVKCKESNPEIAKKLATCPFNARHLVPRANLSDHIMKCKDKAFVEQDVVSRSFESPQEQLNNGSTWQAPPCAEDWETDLLEGSESAFVWGVISSAMKSTISDKNNSLPSRMRPPETLPYNLSAGLTREY from the exons ATGGAGCTCGAGGAGGACTTGG ATATGTTGGATCCAGAGAGGTTAATTCAGTGCCCCTTGGTTAAACATCACTGGATCAGAGCACGGCGGTTTCCGTATCACCTGGTGAAGTGTAAGGAG agcAACCCTGAAATTGCAAAGAAATTGGCCACATGCCCTTTCAACGCTCGTCACCTGGTTCCTCGGGCCAACCTCAGCGACCACATCATGAAGTGCAAGGACAAAGCCTTTGTAGAGCAAGATGTGG TGAGCCGGTCCTTTGAGTCCCCGCAGGAGCAGCTGAATAATGGGAGCACATGGCAGGCACCTCCTTGTGCTGAAGACTGGGAAACAG ACTTGCTGGAAGGATCCGAGTCTGCTTTTGTTTGGGGTGTGATCAGCTCTGCCATGAAAAG CACCATCAGTGACAAGAACAACTCCTTGCCCTCAAGGATGcggccccctgagaccctcccGTACAACCTGTCTGCAGGCCT AACTCGGGAGTATTAG
- the LOC144247486 gene encoding feather keratin Cos1-2-like, producing MSCYSPCRPCQPCGPTPLANSCNEPCVRQCQDSTVAIEPSPVVVTLPGPILSSFPQNTVVGSSTSAAVGSILSSQGVPISSGGFGLSGLGSGLCGTRCFPC from the coding sequence ATGTCCTGCTACAGCCCGTgccggccctgccagccctgcggccCCACCCcgctggccaacagctgcaaTGAGCCCTgtgtcaggcagtgccaggactccaccGTGGCCATCGAACCCTCGCCCGTGGTGGTGACCCTGCCCGgccccatcctcagctccttcccacagaaCACCGTGGTGGGATCCTCCACCTCGGCTGCTGTTGGCAGCATCCTCAGCTCTCAGGGAGtgcccatcagctctgggggctttggCCTCTCTGGCTTGGGCAGTGGCCTCTGTGGCACGAGGTGCTTCCCCTGCTGA
- the LOC144247488 gene encoding feather keratin Cos1-2-like, producing MSCYSPCRPCQPCGPTPLANSCNEPCVRQCQDSTVAIEPSPVVVTLPGPILSSFPQNTVVGSSTSAAVGSILSSQGVPISSGGFGLSGLGSGLCGTRCFPC from the coding sequence ATGTCCTGCTACAGCCCGTgccggccctgccagccctgcggccCCACCCcgctggccaacagctgcaaTGAGCCCTgtgtcaggcagtgccaggactccaccGTGGCCATCGAACCCTCGCCCGTGGTGGTGACCCTGCCTGgccccatcctcagctccttcccacagaaCACCGTGGTGGGATCCTCCACCTCGGCTGCTGTTGGCAGCATCCTCAGCTCTCAGGGAGtgcccatcagctctgggggctttggCCTCTCTGGCTTGGGCAGTGGCCTCTGTGGCACGAGGTGCTTCCCCTGCTGA
- the LOC144247489 gene encoding feather keratin 1-like, producing the protein MSCYSPCRPCQPCGPTPLANSCNEPCVRQCQDSTVAIQPSPVVVTLPGPILSSFPQNTVVGSSTSAAVGSILSSQGVPISSGGFGLSGLGSGLCGTRCLPC; encoded by the coding sequence ATGTCCTGCTACAGCCCGTgccggccctgccagccctgcggccCCACCCcgctggccaacagctgcaaTGAGCCCTgtgtcaggcagtgccaggactccaccGTGGCCATCCAGCCCTCGCCCGTGGTGGTGACCCTGCCCGggcccatcctcagctccttcccacagaaCACCGTGGTGGGATCCTCCACTTCGGCTGCTGTTGGCAGCATCCTCAGCTCTCAGGGAGtgcccatcagctctgggggctttggCCTCTCTGGCTTGGGCAGTGGCCTCTGTGGCACGAGGTGCCTCccctgctga
- the LOC110482259 gene encoding feather keratin 1-like: MSCYSPCQPCGPTPLANSCNEPCVRQCQDSTVAIQPSPVVVTLPGPILSSFPQNTVVGSSTSAAVGSILSSQGVPISSGGFGLSGLGSGLCGTRCLPC; this comes from the coding sequence ATGTCCTGCTACAGCCCATGCCAGCCCTGCGGCCCCACCCcgctggccaacagctgcaaTGAGCCCTgtgtcaggcagtgccaggactccaccGTGGCCATCCAGCCCTCGCCCGTGGTGGTGACCCTGCCTGggcccatcctcagctccttcccacagaaCACCGTGGTGGGATCCTCCACCTCGGCTGCTGTTGGCAGCATCCTCAGCTCTCAGGGAGtgcccatcagctctgggggctttggCCTCTCTGGCTTGGGCAGTGGCCTCTGTGGCACGAGGTGCCTCccctgctga
- the LOC144247490 gene encoding feather keratin Cos1-2-like, with product MSCYSPCQPCQPCGPTPLANSCNEPCVRQCQDSTVAIQPSPVVVTLPGPILSSFPQNTVVGSSTSAAVGSILSSQGVPISSGGFGLSGLGSGLCGTRCFPC from the coding sequence ATGTCCTGCTAcagcccgtgccagccctgccagccctgcggccCCACCCcgctggccaacagctgcaaTGAGCCCTgtgtcaggcagtgccaggactccaccGTGGCCATCCAGCCCTCGCCCGTGGTGGTGACCCTGCCCGggcccatcctcagctccttcccacagaaCACCGTGGTGGGATCCTCCACCTCGGCTGCTGTTGGCAGCATCCTCAGCTCTCAGGGAGtgcccatcagctctgggggctttggCCTCTCTGGCTTGGGCAGTGGCCTCTGTGGCACGAGGTGTTTCCCCTGCTGA